A section of the Humulus lupulus chromosome 2, drHumLupu1.1, whole genome shotgun sequence genome encodes:
- the LOC133815227 gene encoding uncharacterized protein LOC133815227, whose amino-acid sequence MSNYVKKIKDILTKKRRLGEFETVALTEGCSAMLWSKIPPKLKDLGSFTIPCSIGGRDVDRALCDLGASINLMPMSIFKKLGIGEAGPTTVTLQLADLSMAHPKGKIEDVLVQVDKFIFPVDFIILDYEADRDVPIILDRPFLATGRTLIGVEKGEFTMRAQEEQVTFKVFNPIRSPDEVGDCFAIIVKNSNMEEEVPTRKKVEGEGEKCVELNNGKRNIKMSILWVNLWGIVCELVIDPR is encoded by the exons ATGtcaaattatgtaaaaaaaattaaggacATTTTGACTAAGAAAAGGAGACTTGGCGAGTTTGAAACAGTGGCCTTGACTGAAGGTTGTAGTGCCATGTTGTGGAGTAAAATTCCACCTAAGTTGAAGGATCTGGGTAGTTTTACAATTCCATGTTCAATTGGTGGAAGAGATGTGGATAGAGCTCTATGTGACTTGGGAGCTAGTATTAACTTGATGCCCATGTCTATttttaagaagttgggaattggagaagcGGGGCCAACTACCGTCACTTTGCAATTGGCGGATCTTTCTATGGCGCACCCgaaaggaaaaattgaagatgtTCTAGTGCAAGTTGATAAGTTCATTTTTCCGGTCGATTTCATCATTCTTGATTATGAAGCAGATAGAGATGTTCCTATTATCTTGGATAGGCCATTTCTAGCTACCGGGAGGACCTTGATTGGCGTGGAAAAAGGGGAGTTCACAATGAGAGCTCAAGAAGAACAAGTAACTTTCAAGGTATTCAATCCAATACGTTCTCCAGATGAAGTAGGAGATTGTTTTGCCATCATTGTTAAGAACTCTAATATGGAGGAAGAGGTACCCACAAG GAAGAAAGTTGAAGGTGAAGGGGAAAAATGTGTGGAGTTAAATAATGGCAAGAGAAATATAAAAATGTCAATATTGTGGGTGAATCTTTGGGGAATTGTTTGTGAGCTTGTAATTGATCCTAGATAA